The nucleotide sequence GCGGGAGTTGCTCCGGCGGGCCCGGCTGAGCAGCGAGGCCCAGCGCGAGGAGTGCGAGGCGGAGCTGGCCAACCTGTCCGAGCTCAGCGGGCCCGACGAGGTGCAGTTCGACGACGAGTCGGGCGAGGGTGACAGCACGGGGGTTGCGAGAGACCGCGATCGCACGGTCGTCGAGCTGGCCAGGGCGACGATCGGTGACGTCGATCGGGCCCTGGCCAAGATCGAGGACGGCACCTACGGCCGGTGCGACCACTGCGGTGAGGCGATCGACCGGCGGCGATTGGAGGCAGTGCCGGCCGCCAGCCTGTGCCTCGACTGCAAAGGCAACCCCCGTGGTGGCGGGCTCTCGGCGCTCGTCCACCGCCACGGCCCCGCCAACGGCGGGCGGTGACCAGATCGCCGTGGGGGAAATCCTCGTCGGCACCGCGTCGTGGACGGATCGATCCCTCATCAAGTCCGGGTGGTACCCACCGGGTGTGAACTCGGCGGAGGCCAGGCTCGAGCACTATGCGTCCCGGTTTCCGCTCGTCGAGGTGGATTCGACCTACTACTTCCCGCCGGCCCCTGACATGGCCCGGCGGTGGACGGAGCGGACCCCCGACCGCTTCGTCTTCAACGTCAAGGCCTTCTCGCTCTTCACCCAACATCCGACGATCGCCGAGGCGATCCCGCGTGATCTTCCCCGTCCGGCCGACAAGAAGCGCCTCTACCCCAAGGACCTCGAGCCGGGCGTCGTGGACGAGATGTGGGATCGCTTCTGCTCGGCGCTGGACCCACTGCACCGGGCGGGCAAGCTCGGCGCCCTGCTGTTCCAGTTCCCTCCGTGGTTCACGCTGACGAGCGCCAACAAGCGCTACATCCTCGACTGCGTCCGGCGAGCCCGACCCCTGCGGATCTGCGTCGAGTTCCGCAACCAGAGCTGGCTGCGAGAGGACAACCGGGCGGAGACAATCGATCTCCTCGAGGGCTACGACATCGCCTACGTCTGTGTCGACATGCCCCAGGGCTTCCGGAGCTCGGTCCCGCCCGTGCTGCTGGCCACGTCGGATCTCGGCGTCGTTCGCTTCCATGGCCACAACGACGCCGAATGGGAGAGCGGCTCGGTGCAGCGCCGCTTCGCCTATCGCTACACCGAGGCTGAGCTCGGCGACTGGGTTCCCCGGCTTCGGCAGCTCTCGGAGCGGACGAAGGCCACCCACGTGCTCATGAACAACTGCCATGACGACTGGGCCCAGCGCAACGGCGAGGAGCTGTCCCGCTTGCTCGCCGAGGCTTAGGGCAACGACGCCAGCAGTCAGCGGTCAGCCGTCAGCGTTTGGTGGCCATCCTGAGGAGGCTGTGGGTTGCCTCGAGCTGGGTCGTGGCCCCATCGAGCTCACTGCCTGCCTGCACGATCAGGCCGCCGTCGTTGTGGACCGAGCCCGCGATGCAGTCGCTTGTCCCGCGGCCGAAGAGGTCGAGGGCAGCCCGAAGGTGTCCGGCCGCCACGACATCCGGGATCGGAGGGAGGGCCAGGTTCTGCTGGACGTCGTTCCACACCGTCTGGCACGCGCCGACCAATGCGGTCGTGTTGTAGGTGGCGGTGTACTCGGCGACCGTGCTGGTGTCGTACGAGAGGGTGGAGAACAGGTCGGCGTGCTGGCGTCCCCACGAGACGAGCGCCACCGTCGCCGGCGCCCTTGGCGCCGTGCTCCTCACCGTGGACGTGGCGCACGACGTCGCCGCGGCGCCCATGCCCGCCAGCGTGAGCGCCGCGGCGCCGATCCTCCCCCTCCTGCTCATCCCCTTCGGTCCTCTTCGCGTCGAGCGCTCCCGGCCGTGCTCACAGTACGGTCCATCGCTGACGATTATCTGACGAAATGCTGACGTTTCCCTGACGGACCCGGAGGGCACAATCACGCCATGGGGACTCCGGCCAGGACCGGCGTGCCGGCGAAAGTGCTGGTCGTGGAGGACGAGCCCATCGTCCGGGACCTGCTGGTCACGGTCATGCGGACCGAGGGCTACGAGGTCGTAGCCGCCGCCGACGCTGGCGCCGCCCTCAAGCAGGCCAAGTCCTTCCAGCCTCAGCTGGCCCTCATCGACGTGCGTCTCGGGAGCGGGCCCGACGGCTTCGCCGTCGCCCGCCGTCTCCGGGAGGAGGCCGATCTGTCGTTGTTGTTCCTCACCAGTGCCGACGAGGCCGAGGACATCCGGGCCGGGTTCGCCGCCGGCGCCGAGCTCTACGTCACCAAGCCGTTCTCTGTCGACTCCCTCCTCGTCCAGATCGAGGCGGTGCTGGCAAAGGCGGGCAAGTCACGCGACGCGCGCTGGGAGATGGGAGACGTCGTCATCGACGAGGCCGCCCGCGCCGTCACCCGAGCGGCGCAGCCGCTGGACCTCACCCCCATCGAGTTCGAGCTGCTGTGCCACCTCGTCCGGCGAGCTGGACGGGTCGTCACCAAGAGCCAGCTGCTGTCGGAGCTCTGGGGCTATCGGGACTACAGCCCCAATGTCGTCGAGCGCCACGTGAGCGCCCTGCGCCACAAGCTGGAGGCCAACGGACCGCGGCTGATCTATACCGTGCACAGCGCCGGCTACGTGTTCCGGCCCTGACCGCGCTGCTCAGCCGGCTGTGTCAGCGGCGCGAGCCAGCCCGGCCAGAGCCTCGAGGTATGGCGCCCGCGCGATCCCGTCTTCGGTCACGATCGCCGTGACCAGCTGAGCCGGTGTGATGTCGAAGGCGGGGTTCTCCACCTCGATCTCGGCCGGGGCGAGGCGCCGACCGGCGAGCTCCGCGACCTCGCCCCTGCCCCGCTGCTCGACGGGGATGGCCGAGCCGTCGGGACAGGACAGGTCGATCGTCGAGATCGGCGCCGCCACGTAGAACGGCAGCCCGTGGTGGGCGGCGAGCACGGCGAGCGAGTATGTGCCGACCTTGTTGGCCACGTCACCATTGGCCGCGACGCGGTCGGCCCCCACGACAACGCAGTCGACCCGACCGGCTGCCATCAGCGATCCCGCCGCCGAGTCGGCCACCAGGGTGGCGGGCACACCCAGGCGCCCGAGCTCCCACGCCGTGAGGCGGCTGCCCTGGAGCATCGGTCGGGTCTCGTCGACCCAGACCCGCGGGGCGCGGCCGCTCTCGTGCGCGGCCCGGACGATCCCGAGGGCGGTGCCGTATCCGGCGCAGGCCAGCGAGCCGGCGTTGCAGTGCGTGAGCACGCGTGCGCGCTCCGGCAGCAGCGGGGCGCCAAGGGCGGACAGGGCGCGGTTGCGGGCCACGTCCTCGGCGGCGACCCGCCGGGCCTCGGCGACTGGATCGTCGGCAGCCAGGGCCCGCTGCACCCCCCACTCGAGGTTGGCGGCGGTGGGCCGGGTGGCAACGATCCGCCGGGCCGCCGGCTCGAGCGGCTCACCCCCGGCCTGGGCGAGGGCAACGCCCATGGCGCCGGCGACC is from Acidimicrobiales bacterium and encodes:
- a CDS encoding response regulator transcription factor, with protein sequence MGTPARTGVPAKVLVVEDEPIVRDLLVTVMRTEGYEVVAAADAGAALKQAKSFQPQLALIDVRLGSGPDGFAVARRLREEADLSLLFLTSADEAEDIRAGFAAGAELYVTKPFSVDSLLVQIEAVLAKAGKSRDARWEMGDVVIDEAARAVTRAAQPLDLTPIEFELLCHLVRRAGRVVTKSQLLSELWGYRDYSPNVVERHVSALRHKLEANGPRLIYTVHSAGYVFRP
- a CDS encoding DUF72 domain-containing protein translates to MGEILVGTASWTDRSLIKSGWYPPGVNSAEARLEHYASRFPLVEVDSTYYFPPAPDMARRWTERTPDRFVFNVKAFSLFTQHPTIAEAIPRDLPRPADKKRLYPKDLEPGVVDEMWDRFCSALDPLHRAGKLGALLFQFPPWFTLTSANKRYILDCVRRARPLRICVEFRNQSWLREDNRAETIDLLEGYDIAYVCVDMPQGFRSSVPPVLLATSDLGVVRFHGHNDAEWESGSVQRRFAYRYTEAELGDWVPRLRQLSERTKATHVLMNNCHDDWAQRNGEELSRLLAEA
- the mtnA gene encoding S-methyl-5-thioribose-1-phosphate isomerase, which produces MGEAIADPIPPTIEWRDGAVRLIDQRRLPGELAYVDARTVDELCDAIRAMVVRGAPALGVAGAMGVALAQAGGEPLEPAARRIVATRPTAANLEWGVQRALAADDPVAEARRVAAEDVARNRALSALGAPLLPERARVLTHCNAGSLACAGYGTALGIVRAAHESGRAPRVWVDETRPMLQGSRLTAWELGRLGVPATLVADSAAGSLMAAGRVDCVVVGADRVAANGDVANKVGTYSLAVLAAHHGLPFYVAAPISTIDLSCPDGSAIPVEQRGRGEVAELAGRRLAPAEIEVENPAFDITPAQLVTAIVTEDGIARAPYLEALAGLARAADTAG
- a CDS encoding TraR/DksA C4-type zinc finger protein — translated: MHITRTSSDPASGAGPVGGEASATDSAAAPVAHGGGQAADAPGSFLAGQRELLRRARLSSEAQREECEAELANLSELSGPDEVQFDDESGEGDSTGVARDRDRTVVELARATIGDVDRALAKIEDGTYGRCDHCGEAIDRRRLEAVPAASLCLDCKGNPRGGGLSALVHRHGPANGGR